In Hydra vulgaris chromosome 06, alternate assembly HydraT2T_AEP, a genomic segment contains:
- the LOC136080995 gene encoding uncharacterized protein LOC136080995 translates to MGEEVPGLCFHQPGGCHEARFMADALYVLTLRITDKIAMIMSEVEKKMIETAAFFTSVSYASWFLKSYLVASSPSNDLAAFKNAFCIKEKYPNLGSALIASMQ, encoded by the exons atGGGAGAAGAAGTACCTGGACTGTGTTTTCATCAACCTGGAGGCTGCCATGAAGCTAG GTTTATGGCTGATGCTTTATACGTTCTTACCCTGAGAATAACCGATAAGATCGCCATGATTATGAGCGAAGTGGAAAAAAAGATGATAGAGACAGCAGCCTTTTTTACATCTGTCAGTTATGCATCTTGGTTTCTAAAGTCGTACTTGGTTGCAAGTTCACCCTCAAATGATCTTGCCGCTTTCAAGAATGCTTTTTGCATCAAAGAAAAATATCCCAATCTTGGTTCAGCATTGATTGCTAGTATGCAATGA